A window of Cryptomeria japonica chromosome 3, Sugi_1.0, whole genome shotgun sequence contains these coding sequences:
- the LOC131078371 gene encoding tubulin alpha chain — MRECISIHIGQAGIQVGNACWELYCLEHGIQPDGQMPSDKTVGGGDDAFNTFFSETGAGKHVPRAVFLDLEPTVIDEVRTGTYRQLFHPEQLISGKEDAANNFARGHYTIGKEIVDLCLDRIRKLADNCTGLQGFLVFHAVGGGTGSGLGSLLLERLSVDYGKKSKLGFTVYPSPQVSTSVVEPYNSVLSTHSLLEHTDVAVLLDNEAIYDICRRSLDIERPTYTNLNRLVSQVISSLTASLRFDGALNVDVTEFQTNLVPYPRIHFMLSSYAPVISAEKAYHEQLSVAEITNSAFEPSSMMAKCDPRHGKYMACCLMYRGDVVPKDVNAAVATIKTKRTIQFVDWCPTGFKCGINYQPPTVVPGGDLAKVQRAVCMISNSTSVAEVFSRIDHKFDLMYAKRAFVHWYVGEGMEEGEFSEAREDLAALEKDYEEVGAESAEGDEDDGEEY; from the exons ATGAGGGAGTGCATTTCAATCCACATTGGCCAGGCCGGTATCCAGGTCGGCAATGCCTGTTGGGAGCTTTACTGTCTCGAACACGGCATTCAG CCCGATGGCCAGATGCCTAGCGACAAGACGGTGGGCGGCGGTGATGATGCTTTCAACACTTTTTTCAGTGAGACCGGTGCGGGAAAGCACGTTCCCCGTGCTGTGTTCCTGGATCTGGAACCGACTGTCATCGATGAGGTTCGAACCGGGACTTATCGCCAGCTTTTTCACCCGGAGCAGCTCATCAGCGGGAAGGAGGACGCCGCAAACAACTTCGCCCGTGGCCACTACACCA TTGGTAAGGAGATAGTTGATCTGTGCCTGGATCGAATCCGAAAGCTGGCGGACAACTGTACTGGTCTGCAGGGGTTTCTTGTTTTCCACGCAGTAGGAGGAGGGACTGGATCAGGGCTGGGATCTCTTCTCCTGGAGAGGCTTTCTGTGGACTATGGAAAGAAATCAAAGTTGGGCTTCACAGTTTACCCGTCTCCTCAGGTCTCCACATCTGTGGTGGAACCCTACAACAGCGTGCTCTCAACTCATTCACTGTTAGAGCATACTGATGTGGCTGTTCTGTTAGATAATGAGGCCATTTATGACATCTGCCGCCGTTCCCTTGACATTGAGCGCCCTACTTATACTAACCTTAACAGGCTCGTTTCTCAG GTTATATCTTCCTTAACTGCGTCTCTGCGTTTTGATGGCGCACTTAATGTTGACGTGACGGAGTTCCAGACCAATCTGGTACCCTACCCTCGCATTCATTTCATGCTTTCATCTTATGCCCCTGTAATCTCTGCAGAGAAGGCCTACCATGAGCAGCTCTCTGTTGCAGAAATCACTAACAGTGCCTTTGAGCCTTCTTCCATGATGGCAAAATGTGATCCCCGCCATGGAAAGTACATGGCCTGCTGTCTCATGTACAGAGGAGATGTTGTGCCCAAGGATGTGAATGCTGCTGTTGCCACCATTAAGACTAAGAGGACCATTCAGTTTGTGGACTGGTGTCCTACTGGGTTCAAGTGTGGTATCAATTATCAGCCCCCAACTGTGGTTCCTGGAGGCGATCTTGCCAAGGTTCAGAGGGCAGTTTGCATGATATCCAACTCCACCAGCGTTGCTGAAGTCTTCTCTCGCATTGATCACAAGTTTGATCTCATGTATGCCAAGCGTGCTTTCGTGCACTGGTATGTTGGTGAGGGTATGGAAGAAGG